TAACATTCGAAGGATGGGTAAAAGTAAATTCATTTAAAACAGCTTTCCCTTATATTTCGTCCGTAATGGGTATCGAAGTGGGAGACAGCAACTCCGCTATGCTAAGATTTGGTGATGGAAACCTGCCAAGTAACAAGCTTCAGTTCATATTAAGTTTTGGGTCTTCTCAGATAAAACTGAATAGCAACGCCACATTTAATACAAATACCTGGTATCATATTGCTGCAACGTATGATGGTGCTTCCATGAAGATGTACATCAATGGTACCTTGGATTCAAGTGTAGCAGCAACAGGTAATTTTACAGCAAACGGTATTCTTTATCTGGGTAGAAATTATGATAACTCACGTGCCATTAATGGTTCTCTTGATGAATTTAGAGTTTGGAAAAGAGCATTGACAGCTCAGGAGATCCTGGATAATAAATGTAATGTTGCTTCGAACTCTGCAAGTCTGGAAGCCAACTGGAAAATGGATGAAGGAAGTGGAATTGCGGCCTTGGATTCTACTCCAAATACACATTTTGCAACACTTGTGAATATGACTGATACTAACTGGAAAACAGATGTGCCTTGTGATCCGCTTCTATCTGTGAGAGATCTTGATGCGGTGAAAGAAAACGGTGTCTATCCAAATCCTGTAAAAAAAGGGAATGACATTCATTTCACAATCAATGGCAGCTCTACTGCTGAGGTTTTGTTGTATGATTCTACAGGAAAAGTAATCAAAAAGCAGAATATTAATCAAAATAATAATACAGTGAATACGCAGGATTTAATTAGTGGTACTTATATTTACAAAATTACATCCTCAAACAATAAAATATTATCATCAGGTAAAGTAATCATCAGGTAAGGTTGAGATATTCAGATTGTTATCTGTAAATAAAATAAAGCTGTAAACAGGCAGATAAGTTGTATATTCTTGTTTGTCTGTTTTTTCAGTAAGAGAGAATTACTAGAAGTTAAAATTAAAAATAATGCAGAATATAGTAGGAATCGATATTGGAGGGTCACATATTACGCTGGCTCAGGTAAATCCTGAAAAACGTGAAATTATTGCTTCAACTTATGTAAGGGAACATGTTAATTCCTTTGATGAGAAAGAAGTTATTTTTTCTGCGTGGGTTTCAGCCATTGAAAAAGGAGCTCATGATCTGGCAAAAAAGGATCTTTTAATAGGCATTGCAATGCCCGGACCTTTTGATTACGAAAACGGAGTCTCTTTGATGCAACAAGGAAAATTCATCGATATGTATCAGATAAATATCAAAGAAGAACTGGCAAAAAGACTATCCATTTCACAGAATCAGATTCATTTTGTAAATGATGCGGCAGCCTTTATGGAAGGGGAAGTGTTTGGGGGTTGTGTACAGGATTTTAAAAGAATTTTTGGTGTGACACTCGGTACAGGGCTTGGAACCACTTTTTACAACGGAGAAATAGCGACCGATGAAGATTTGTGGGATTCCCCTTTTAAAGATTCTATCTGCGAAGACTATCTGGCAACACGTTGGTTTGTCAACTACTATGCAGAATTAACCGGTGAACAAATCTCAGGAACCAAGGATCTATTGGATAAACCTGTAGAAATACGAACCAAAATATTTGATGAATATGCGGACTCCTTTTCCGGATTCATTGTAAACTACGTAGATGAATATAAACCGGAAGTTTTAGTTATAGGAGGAAATATTGCAAAAGCTTATCCTTATTTTGAGGAAAGATTTCTTCATAATTTAAAAAAGAATAATATTAATTTGCAGGTCAGAATCTCAGCTATTTTTGAAGATGCAGCCATTCTGGGAGCTGCCAGCTATGCATTAAAAAAGAGTATATAAATTAATAAACGAAATGATACAATGAAGTCTATATTTTCTACTTTCTTTCTCGTAGTACAGGCTTTGGCTTTCGGTCAGAATCTATCTCCTGTAGATTATGTAAACCCATTGATGGGAACCCAGTCTAAACCTTCTTTATCCAACGGAAATACCTATCCGGCGGTCGGACTTCCGTGGGGAATGAATATCTGGACCCCTCAA
This genomic interval from Chryseobacterium joostei contains the following:
- a CDS encoding ROK family protein; the protein is MQNIVGIDIGGSHITLAQVNPEKREIIASTYVREHVNSFDEKEVIFSAWVSAIEKGAHDLAKKDLLIGIAMPGPFDYENGVSLMQQGKFIDMYQINIKEELAKRLSISQNQIHFVNDAAAFMEGEVFGGCVQDFKRIFGVTLGTGLGTTFYNGEIATDEDLWDSPFKDSICEDYLATRWFVNYYAELTGEQISGTKDLLDKPVEIRTKIFDEYADSFSGFIVNYVDEYKPEVLVIGGNIAKAYPYFEERFLHNLKKNNINLQVRISAIFEDAAILGAASYALKKSI